One genomic segment of Coffea arabica cultivar ET-39 chromosome 6e, Coffea Arabica ET-39 HiFi, whole genome shotgun sequence includes these proteins:
- the LOC113695985 gene encoding probable galactinol--sucrose galactosyltransferase 6, translated as MVPLSISISSTAKSATTINWQLLSSSLQFTSPLITSTSLGFVQRLSAPSSFAVAKYYHYSTVPRILAYKGTEAEFGTKRKEEMTITPAVRIAEKKLVVKDRTILTNVPDDVIATSGSASGPVEGVFLGAEFHKDNSRHVVSLGTLRDVRFMACFRFKLWWMAQKMGDKGREIPLETQFLMLETKDGSHLEPENGGDDDKKIVYTVFLPLVEGPFRAVLQGNSQDELEMCLESGDTDTVGSSFTHSLYISAGTDPFAAITDAIRAVKLHLKSFRQRHEKKLPGIIDYFGWCTWDAFYQEVTQEGVEAGIESLSAGGTPPKFVIIDDGWQSVGGDEAKEEKRDDVESEKQQPPLMRLTGIKENSKFQKKDDPTVGIKNIVNIAKEKHGLKYVYVWHAITGYWGGLRPGVKEMEDYGPIVKYPSISKGVMENEPGWKTDPIAVQGLGLVNPKSVYKFYSELHNYLASAGVDGVKVDEQCILETLGAGLGGRVELTRQYHQALDASIAKNFPDNGCIACMSHNTDALYCSKQTAIVRASDDFFPRDPVTHTIHIAAVAYNSVFLSEFMQPDWDMFHSLHPAAEYHGSARAISGGPIYVSDAPGKHNFDLLKKLILPDGSILRARLPARPTKDCLFCDPARDGVSLLKIWNMNKYTGVLGVYNCQGAAWNTVERKNTFHQTKSEAITGYIRGRDVHLIAEVAMDPEWTGDCAIYGHWSGELLTLPYNAALPVSLNVLQHEIFTVTPIKVFAPGFSFAPIGLIDMFNAGGAIEGIKYDIKDGAQLSEVEKGYQGEGNAFAGEGVENLSIRVVAVVLVEVKGCGRFGAYSSTKPRKCTVGSSMIDFAYDSSSGLVTFNLDDMPSEDQKVHNVEVEL; from the exons ATGGTACCTCTATCAATATCAATCTCAAGTACTGCTAAATCTGCCACCACTATAAATTGGCAGCTCCTCTCTTCTTCCCTCCAATTCACTTCACCATTAATAACTTCAACTTCTCTTGGCTTTGTTCAGCGACTATCGGCCCCTTCTAGCTTTGCTGTTGCTAAGTACTACCACTATTCAACGGTTCCTCGAATCTTAGCATACAAG GGAACTGAAGCAGAATTTGGaacgaaaaggaaagaagaaatgaCGATCACGCCGGCAGTACGGATTGCGGAAAAGAAGCTGGTGGTGAAGGACAGGACAATACTGACGAACGTGCCGGACGATGTGATTGCCACGTCGGGGTCGGCGTCAGGACCGGTGGAGGGCGTGTTTTTAGGCGCTGAATTCCATAAGGATAACAGCAGGCACGTGGTGTCGCTTGGGACATTGCGTGACGTACGATTCATGGCCTGTTTCAGATTTAAATTATGGTGGATGGCCCAAAAGATGGGAGATAAAGGGCGCGAAATTCCACTAGAGACCCAATTTTTGATGCTGGAAACCAAAGACGGGTCGCATCTTGAACCCGAGAATGGTGGAGACGATGATAAGAAGATTGTTTACACGGTTTTTCTCCCGTTAGTCGAAGGACCATTTCGAGCGGTTCTGCAGGGGAATTCCCAGGATGAGCTGGAAATGTGTCTAGAGAGTGGGGATACCGACACTGTCGGATCATCTTTTACGCATTCGCTTTATATTAGTGCTGGCACTGATCCTTTCGCCGCCATCACCGATGCCATTAGGGCCGTTAAATTACATCTCAAGAGTTTCAGGCAGCGGCACGAGAAGAAGTTGCCTGGAATTATTGATTACTTTGGATGGTGCACATGGGATGCTTTTTACCAGGAGGTGACTCAGGAAGGAGTTGAGGCTGGCATTGAGAGCCTTTCCGCAGGCGGGACCCCACCCAAGTTTGTCATAATTGATGATGGATGGCAATCTGTGGGAGGAGATGAAGCTAAGGAGGAGAAAAGAGATGATGTGGAGTCTGAGAAGCAGCAGCCGCCCTTAATGAGATTAACTGGGATTAAAGAAAATTCCAAGTTTCAGAAGAAGGATGATCCCACCGTGGGGATCAAGAATATAGTGAATATTGCTAAGGAGAAACACGGGTTGAAATATGTGTACGTGTGGCACGCGATTACTGGATATTGGGGTGGGTTAAGGCCTGGAGTGAAGGAGATGGAGGATTATGGGCCAATAGTGAAGTATCCCAGTATCTCCAAAGGAGTCATGGAGAACGAGCCAGGGTGGAAAACCGATCCAATTGCCGTGCAGGGGTTGGGTCTGGTGAATCCCAAAAGTGTCTACAAGTTTTATAGTGAATTGCATAATTACTTGGCTTCTGCTGGGGTGGATGGGGTAAAGGTGGATGAGCAGTGCATATTGGAGACTCTTGGTGCTGGTTTGGGTGGTAGAGTTGAGCTGACCAGGCAGTATCACCAGGCTCTTGATGCTTCCATTGCTAAGAATTTTCCTGACAATGGCTGCATTGCTTGCATGAGCCACAACACTGATGCACTTTACTG TTCCAAACAGACGGCCATAGTGAGGGCGTCGGATGATTTCTTTCCGCGTGATCCTGTAACGCATACCATTCATATTGCTGCAGTTGCGTACAACAGTGTTTTCCTCAGTGAATTCATGCAGCCTGATTGGGACATGTTCCATTCCCTCCATCCAGCTGCTGAGTATCATGGTTCTGCCAGGGCCATCAGTGGTGGCCCTATATATGTTAG TGATGCACCAGGGAAGCACAACTTCGATCTCCTCAAAAAGCTCATCTTGCCTGATGGTTCAATTCTTCGAGCCCGCTTGCCTGCTCGGCCTACCAAGGATTGCCTTTTCTGTGATCCAGCCCGTGATGGTGTTAG CCTCTTGAAGATATGGAATATGAACAAATATACTGGAGTTCTTGGGGTATACAACTGTCAAGGTGCAGCATGGAATACTGTTGAGAGAAAGAACACGTTCCATCAAACTAAATCTGAAGCCATAACGGGCTACATTAGGGGCCGTGATGTCCATCTTATAGCTGAAGTTGCCATGGATCCTGAATGGACTGGAGATTGTGCCATCTACGGTCATTGGAGCGGTGAACTTCTTACTTTGCCATATAATGCAGCATTGCCTGTCTCTCTCAATGTCCTCCAGCATGAAATATTTACAGTTACACCAATCAAGGTCTTTGCTCCTGGATTTAGCTTTGCGCCTATTGGTCTCATTGACATGTTCAACGCTGGTGGAGCCATCGAGGGAATTAAATATGATATCAAGGATGGAGCTCAGTTATCTGAAGTGGAAAAAGGATATCAAGGGGAAGGTAACGCCTTTGCAGGAGAGGGAGTTGAGAACTTGAGCATTAGAGTGGTTGCTGTTGTCCTAGTGGAAGTGAAGGGATGTGGCAGATTCGGTGCTTACTCATCTACTAAGCCAAGAAAGTGCACTGTAGGATCAAGTATGATTGATTTTGCCTATGATTCATCCTCTGGATTGGTCACCTTTAACTTGGATGATATGCCTTCTGAGGATCAAAAAGTCCACAATGTAGAGGTGGAATTATAG
- the LOC113695986 gene encoding uncharacterized protein isoform X3, protein MVSGNSLSHRLGGLYCLYCLFETQPFKPPFKIYLCLRELKELRNIIVCAKEKDIKVVSALVKHMLQRNMFLFGFVDITDGSATEMVNEVSDIQNARVQVAYKKLFANTRIEDFIHMDLGMELDVDLLKRKSSEYAAAKELIIKEAGEVIDVHSIEHNMENKQLIGDVVEKTAEDWNNEKGLFYQQTGMGPLSITSNQLARLTGSTEKSYLLGSLPPGEQETNRHSKRQRCDDNFAGNELDNFIPEQDFGKIKEQDDGYDDENFGNELEAELLCLPEFEDEGKDDK, encoded by the exons ATGGTGTCTGGAAATTCCCTTTCACACAGACTGGGTGGGCTTTATTGCCTTTACTGCTTATTTGAGACTCAACCATTCAAGCCTCCTTTCAAGATTTATTTATGTCTAC GTGAATTGAAGGAGCTTAGGAACATCATTGTCTGTGCTAAAGAAAAGGACATAAAAGTGGTTTCTGCTTTAGTAAAACATATGCTACAGAGGAATATGTTCCTTTTTGGATTTGTGGATATAACTGATGGCTCTGCAACAGAGATGGTAAATGAAGTCTCAGACATTCAGAATGCACGTGTTCAAGTAGCATACAAGAA GTTATTTGCTAATACGCGGATTGAAGACTTCATCCACATGGACTTG GGAATGGAGCTTGATGTTGATTTGCTCAAAAGAAAATCATCAGAATATGCAGCTGCTAAGGAACTAATTATCAAAG AGGCTGGTGAGGTTATAGATGTCCACAGCATTGAGCACAATATGGAAAATAAGCAATTGATTGGGGATGTAGTGGAGAAGACTGCAGAAGACTGGAACAATGAGAAAGGGTTGTTCTATCAACAAACAGGCATGGGCCCTCTATCCATTACATCTAACCAGCTCGCACGGCTCACTGGTTCCACAGAAAAGTCTTATTTACTTGGGAGCCTGCCGCCTGGAGAACAGGAAACAAATAGGCATTCTAAACGGCAAAGATGTGATGACAACTTTGCAGGAAACGAACTGGACAACTTTATACCTGAGCAAGactttgggaaaattaaagagcAGGATGATGGTTATGATGATGAGAACTTTGGCAATGAATTGGAAGCAGAGCTTCTATGTCTACCTGAATTTGAAGATGAAGGCAAAGATGATAAATAA
- the LOC113695986 gene encoding uncharacterized protein isoform X1, protein MMTDLKPFKLDIDELISEFAQGGSTEFAELKAIWRSRKFSFIFEASPSTNQACFTQSLFAHSIGYMVSGNSLSHRLGGLYCLYCLFETQPFKPPFKIYLCLRELKELRNIIVCAKEKDIKVVSALVKHMLQRNMFLFGFVDITDGSATEMVNEVSDIQNARVQVAYKKLFANTRIEDFIHMDLGMELDVDLLKRKSSEYAAAKELIIKEAGEVIDVHSIEHNMENKQLIGDVVEKTAEDWNNEKGLFYQQTGMGPLSITSNQLARLTGSTEKSYLLGSLPPGEQETNRHSKRQRCDDNFAGNELDNFIPEQDFGKIKEQDDGYDDENFGNELEAELLCLPEFEDEGKDDK, encoded by the exons ATGATGACGGACCTGAAGCCATTCAAGCTAGACATTGATGAGCTTATCAGTGAATTTGCTCAG GGTGGATCAACTGAATTTGCAGAATTGAAGGCAATTTGGCGTTCAAGAAAGTTCTCTTTCATCTTTGAGGCCAGTCCTTCGACAAACCAGGCTTGCTTTACGCAGTCGCTCTTCGCCCACTCCATTG GATACATGGTGTCTGGAAATTCCCTTTCACACAGACTGGGTGGGCTTTATTGCCTTTACTGCTTATTTGAGACTCAACCATTCAAGCCTCCTTTCAAGATTTATTTATGTCTAC GTGAATTGAAGGAGCTTAGGAACATCATTGTCTGTGCTAAAGAAAAGGACATAAAAGTGGTTTCTGCTTTAGTAAAACATATGCTACAGAGGAATATGTTCCTTTTTGGATTTGTGGATATAACTGATGGCTCTGCAACAGAGATGGTAAATGAAGTCTCAGACATTCAGAATGCACGTGTTCAAGTAGCATACAAGAA GTTATTTGCTAATACGCGGATTGAAGACTTCATCCACATGGACTTG GGAATGGAGCTTGATGTTGATTTGCTCAAAAGAAAATCATCAGAATATGCAGCTGCTAAGGAACTAATTATCAAAG AGGCTGGTGAGGTTATAGATGTCCACAGCATTGAGCACAATATGGAAAATAAGCAATTGATTGGGGATGTAGTGGAGAAGACTGCAGAAGACTGGAACAATGAGAAAGGGTTGTTCTATCAACAAACAGGCATGGGCCCTCTATCCATTACATCTAACCAGCTCGCACGGCTCACTGGTTCCACAGAAAAGTCTTATTTACTTGGGAGCCTGCCGCCTGGAGAACAGGAAACAAATAGGCATTCTAAACGGCAAAGATGTGATGACAACTTTGCAGGAAACGAACTGGACAACTTTATACCTGAGCAAGactttgggaaaattaaagagcAGGATGATGGTTATGATGATGAGAACTTTGGCAATGAATTGGAAGCAGAGCTTCTATGTCTACCTGAATTTGAAGATGAAGGCAAAGATGATAAATAA
- the LOC113695986 gene encoding uncharacterized protein isoform X2 yields the protein MMTDLKPFKLDIDELISEFAQGGSTEFAELKAIWRSRKFSFIFEASPSTNQACFTQSLFAHSIGYMVSGNSLSHRLGELKELRNIIVCAKEKDIKVVSALVKHMLQRNMFLFGFVDITDGSATEMVNEVSDIQNARVQVAYKKLFANTRIEDFIHMDLGMELDVDLLKRKSSEYAAAKELIIKEAGEVIDVHSIEHNMENKQLIGDVVEKTAEDWNNEKGLFYQQTGMGPLSITSNQLARLTGSTEKSYLLGSLPPGEQETNRHSKRQRCDDNFAGNELDNFIPEQDFGKIKEQDDGYDDENFGNELEAELLCLPEFEDEGKDDK from the exons ATGATGACGGACCTGAAGCCATTCAAGCTAGACATTGATGAGCTTATCAGTGAATTTGCTCAG GGTGGATCAACTGAATTTGCAGAATTGAAGGCAATTTGGCGTTCAAGAAAGTTCTCTTTCATCTTTGAGGCCAGTCCTTCGACAAACCAGGCTTGCTTTACGCAGTCGCTCTTCGCCCACTCCATTG GATACATGGTGTCTGGAAATTCCCTTTCACACAGACTGG GTGAATTGAAGGAGCTTAGGAACATCATTGTCTGTGCTAAAGAAAAGGACATAAAAGTGGTTTCTGCTTTAGTAAAACATATGCTACAGAGGAATATGTTCCTTTTTGGATTTGTGGATATAACTGATGGCTCTGCAACAGAGATGGTAAATGAAGTCTCAGACATTCAGAATGCACGTGTTCAAGTAGCATACAAGAA GTTATTTGCTAATACGCGGATTGAAGACTTCATCCACATGGACTTG GGAATGGAGCTTGATGTTGATTTGCTCAAAAGAAAATCATCAGAATATGCAGCTGCTAAGGAACTAATTATCAAAG AGGCTGGTGAGGTTATAGATGTCCACAGCATTGAGCACAATATGGAAAATAAGCAATTGATTGGGGATGTAGTGGAGAAGACTGCAGAAGACTGGAACAATGAGAAAGGGTTGTTCTATCAACAAACAGGCATGGGCCCTCTATCCATTACATCTAACCAGCTCGCACGGCTCACTGGTTCCACAGAAAAGTCTTATTTACTTGGGAGCCTGCCGCCTGGAGAACAGGAAACAAATAGGCATTCTAAACGGCAAAGATGTGATGACAACTTTGCAGGAAACGAACTGGACAACTTTATACCTGAGCAAGactttgggaaaattaaagagcAGGATGATGGTTATGATGATGAGAACTTTGGCAATGAATTGGAAGCAGAGCTTCTATGTCTACCTGAATTTGAAGATGAAGGCAAAGATGATAAATAA
- the LOC113694527 gene encoding replication protein A 70 kDa DNA-binding subunit B-like isoform X2, with translation MRLGVTVLYWLRCSCYRVWLRMTNLLPIRDIVPFMKNWSCLITVQEKQQITDSKGTPTKKQQCIFYDAEGSKVEAIIFNDDIPKMSPLLRVYKKYKITNAEVKPIPAKFQTADITIQWVISTKTIIEELNGADNDIMPVNFNYTKFTDLVHHMDDKNKSVDVIGIVMAALGKRTLNRSSKESNVQKFVLLDEESQTVLLSLWDDFLANEGQQLLSNLHSYPVIIVRRIKVNNYKGVALGTWFDFVILVDLPI, from the exons ATGCGCCTTGGTGTTACTGTTTTATATTGGCTAAGGTGTTCCTGCTACCGTGTTTGGCTCAG AATGACCAACCTACTACCTATCCGAGACATTGTCCCTTTCATGAAGAATTGGAGTTGTCTCATCACTGTTCAGGAAAAGCAACAGATTACTGACTCGAAGGGCACACCAACAAAAAAACAACAATGTATCTTTTATGATGCAGAG GGATCAAAAGTTGAAGCAATAATCTTCAATGATGATATTCCTAAAATGAGTCCACTTTTGCGTGTTTATAAAAAGTACAAGATCACAAACGCTGAAGTGAAGCCTATCCCAGCAAAATTTCAAACAGCTGACATCACTATCCAATGGGTCATCAGCACTAAAACCATCATTGAAGAGCTAAATGGCGCTGATAATGATATCATGCCTGTGAATTTTAACTATACAAAGTTTACTGATTTAGTGCATCATATGGATGACAAGAATAAATCAGTTG ATGTGATAGGCATTGTGATGGCTGCACTGGGCAAGAGGACATTAAATAGAAGCTCAAAAGAATCAAATGTTCAAAAGTTTGTCCTCCTTGATGAAGA ATCACAAACTGTTTTGCTATCTTTATGGGATGACTTTCTTGCTAATGAAGGACAACAACTACTGTCTAACCTTCACAGCTATCCTGTCATTATCGTGCGCAGAATTAAAGTGAATAATTACAAAG GAGTTGCATTGGGTACTTGGTTTGATTTTGTCATACTTGTTGATCTGCCTATATAG
- the LOC113694527 gene encoding uncharacterized protein isoform X1, whose product MKFNPTISLKTDQKTTLICNVNPSQKTTWVRARFYFEHIFQKYWYMSCKNCYRATAADYQVEFTCNSCKEKQPAVPRCRFDVDLVDNSGAIPASIFGELAEKLLTFSSLKAMQHFNEILFCPITLVHGPLMNLLILFPPSCSQNVELPLDLVHEQLKSKIFLVHIKPVQAQLADARQRYTVIYYYETGDGSNSTEITNEPKNDLTLLNDQSPALQLIDPEENTLASKICKRLSEKFDEIEKLNDSSSLDEATSSAKKSKLN is encoded by the exons ATGAAGTTCAATCCTACAATTTCTCTGAAAACTGATCAAAAAACTACTTTGATCTGTAACGTTAACCCATCACAGAAG ACGACTTGGGTGAGAGCACGTTTCTACTTTGAGCACATATTCCAAAAATATTGGTATATGAGTTGCAAGAATTGCTATCGAGCCACGGCAGCAGATTATCAAGTTGAATTTACCTGCAACTCGTGCAAGGAGAAGCAACCAGCTGTACCTAG ATGTCGCTTTGATGTTGATTTAGTTGATAACAGCGGAGCTATACCAGCTTCCATTTTTGGTGAACTGGCAGAGAAACTTTTAACGTTCAGCTCCCTTAAAGCAATGCAGCATTTTAATGAGATTTTATTTTGTCCCATAACACTTGTTCACGGGCCTCTTATGAATCTGCTAATACTTTTTCCCCCTTCTTGTTCCCAGAATGTCGAACTCCCTCTTGACCTTGTTCATGAACAGCTGAAATCAAAGATTTTTCTGGTTCATATAAAGCCTGTGCAAGCACAACTGGCAGACGCTAGGCAACGTTATACAGTGATATATTACTATGAAACTGGTGATGGTTCCAATTCAACTGAGATAACAAACGAACCAAAGAATGATTTGACGTTGCTTAATGACCAGTCTCCGGCGCTGCAACTAATTGATCCAG AGGAAAATACTCTAGCTTCAAAGATTTGCAAGCGCCTTTCTGAAAAGTTCGATGAAATAGAGAAACTAAACGACAGCAGCTCCCTAGATGAAGCCACCAGCTCTGCTAAGAAATCAAAGCTAAACTAG